The sequence below is a genomic window from Microbacterium sp. SORGH_AS_0888.
CGGCGTAGGCGAAGACCCGCTCGTCGATGCCCTCGTAGCGGCCGCACCCGATGATCAGGTGCTCACGCTCGGACCACTCCTGCGCGGTGGCCTGCGAGAACAGCTCGCCCGCCGGCGAGGGGAAGACGATCGTGGGGGGCGTGGGCGCCTGTGCCGCGAGGGCGTCCAGCGCCAGCCCCCAGGGCTCGGGCTTCATGACCATGCCCGCTCCCCCGCCGTAGGGGGTGTCATCGACCGTCCGGTGGCGGTCCGAGGTGAACTCGCGCAGGTCGTGGACGTGCACCTCCAGCAGACCGCGCTCGCGGGCCCTGCCGAGGAGCGACACCTCGAGGACGTCGAAGAAGCCGGGGAAGATCGTGACGACGTCGACGCGCACCGGTCAGTCCTCGACGTCGCGCGGCGGCTCGGGCTCGTCCGGGTCGGCCGGGATCTCCTCGAACAGGCCCGTGGGCGGGGTCACGGTCACTCGGCCGGCGACGA
It includes:
- the trmD gene encoding tRNA (guanosine(37)-N1)-methyltransferase TrmD; the protein is MRVDVVTIFPGFFDVLEVSLLGRARERGLLEVHVHDLREFTSDRHRTVDDTPYGGGAGMVMKPEPWGLALDALAAQAPTPPTIVFPSPAGELFSQATAQEWSEREHLIIGCGRYEGIDERVFAYAATLGEVRLVSLGDYVLNGGEVAAMAMIEAVGRLVPGVVGNPASLVEESHSDGLLEYPSYTKPASWRGLDVPDVLLSGHHGRVAEWRHEQQLERTRTRRPDLLP